A DNA window from Longimicrobiaceae bacterium contains the following coding sequences:
- a CDS encoding triacylglycerol lipase: MRMVPTHSRALLLLLPALLAVGCEQLPTRRESTDARPALSTPTRHPILFVHGWRGSATNWNTMISRFKADGWTDAELYSWTYNSDQSNATTAEQVRTRVNEILAATGASRVDIVTHSMGGLSTRYYARNLGGDQKIDGWVSLGGPNHGTTTANGCTSTSCVEMRIGSKFLTDLNSGDETPGTPRYGTWWSPCDEIIDPDDSVLLSGATNTKTACITHSRLLEDATVYKQVRDWVHR, translated from the coding sequence ATGCGGATGGTCCCCACGCACTCCCGCGCCCTTCTCCTCCTCCTCCCTGCACTCCTGGCCGTCGGGTGCGAGCAGCTCCCCACCCGTCGTGAGAGCACGGACGCCCGGCCCGCCCTCTCCACCCCTACGCGCCACCCCATCCTCTTCGTGCACGGGTGGCGTGGGAGTGCCACCAACTGGAACACCATGATCAGCCGCTTCAAGGCGGACGGGTGGACCGACGCGGAGCTCTACAGCTGGACGTACAACTCCGACCAGTCCAACGCCACCACGGCCGAGCAGGTACGCACCAGGGTGAACGAGATCCTGGCGGCCACGGGCGCCAGCAGGGTGGACATCGTCACCCACTCCATGGGCGGGCTCTCCACGCGCTACTACGCCAGGAACCTCGGGGGAGACCAGAAGATCGACGGCTGGGTATCGCTGGGCGGCCCCAACCACGGGACCACCACGGCCAACGGCTGCACCTCCACCTCCTGCGTGGAGATGCGCATCGGCTCCAAGTTCCTGACCGACCTGAACTCGGGGGACGAGACGCCGGGGACGCCCCGCTACGGCACCTGGTGGTCGCCCTGCGACGAGATCATCGATCCGGACGACAGCGTGCTCCTCTCCGGGGCCACGAACACGAAGACGGCCTGCATCACGCACAGCAGGCTCCTGGAGGATGCCACCGTCTACAAGCAGGTACGGGACTGGGTGCACCGCTGA
- a CDS encoding TIGR04283 family arsenosugar biosynthesis glycosyltransferase: protein MIVPALNEAERIVACLRSVAAQAGPRELIVVDGGSTDGTPGLARELATVAAGPRGRAWQMNVGGRLARGEVLLFLHADSVLPAGALTALRDALADPRAAGGTFTLRFDTDRPWLRLYALLTRFRPRLFHYGDQGIFVRREVFERLGGFAELPLMEDVDFLRRLRREGRVVLVPRPVTTSARRFLARGIVRQQLLNGALVLLYHLGVAPARLARWYGVERR from the coding sequence GTGATCGTACCCGCGCTGAACGAGGCGGAGCGGATCGTGGCCTGCCTCCGGAGCGTCGCCGCGCAGGCCGGACCGCGCGAGCTCATCGTGGTCGACGGTGGGAGCACCGACGGCACGCCCGGGTTGGCCCGGGAGCTCGCCACCGTCGCCGCGGGGCCGCGCGGCCGCGCCTGGCAGATGAACGTCGGCGGCCGCCTCGCCCGCGGCGAGGTCCTCCTCTTCCTCCACGCCGACTCGGTCCTCCCGGCCGGCGCGCTGACCGCGCTGCGCGACGCGCTGGCGGACCCGCGGGCGGCGGGCGGCACCTTCACGCTGCGCTTCGACACCGACCGGCCCTGGCTGCGGCTGTACGCCCTCCTCACCCGTTTCCGCCCGCGGCTCTTCCACTACGGCGACCAGGGGATCTTCGTCCGGCGCGAGGTGTTCGAGCGGCTGGGCGGGTTCGCGGAGCTGCCGCTCATGGAGGACGTGGACTTCCTGCGGCGGCTCCGGCGCGAGGGCAGGGTGGTCCTGGTGCCCCGCCCGGTCACGACCTCCGCGCGGCGCTTCCTGGCCCGCGGCATCGTGCGCCAGCAGCTCCTCAACGGCGCGCTGGTGCTGCTCTACCACCTCGGCGTCGCCCCCGCGAGGCTGGCCCGCTGGTACGGCGTGGAGCGGCGCTGA